Within Channa argus isolate prfri chromosome 4, Channa argus male v1.0, whole genome shotgun sequence, the genomic segment aacTACAGCACCACTGCACATGGTCAAACAGAACAGTAAACTAAACTCTGACAGACACGTCACTGTTCTCTCCTCTAACATTCAGATTAAACTCTTTCAGTAAAGCTCTGCTCAACAATATAATTAAGTTAATGACACacttttaaatttcacattgtGTCTAGTATGATCTTAACTTTCACCTAAATCTTTACCGAACATCACAACTTTAGATATAGTGCCtctttaaaaatatacacaattattttttaaaataagtaaatctGACACAGATTCGTCCATCGCGTAGGCAATTTGTAATTATAATTTGGGGGTTTGTGTTTCTCACCCAGAAAGCAGCACACAACGTCAAGGCCAGACAGACCTGCAGAGatacagagaaacaaagttcaAACCTGCGCTTGGTGGACAGACTTCAACATAAGAACTTCCGATCTTTGCAGTTTTTTGCACTGCATATTgtaagatataaaataaaatgactaataAGACAACAGTAACTGTTATAAAACACAGCTGGGATCAGGATTTTTACCTGACATGGCATAAAGCTTTGTATATGTCAATAAAACCACTAGACCGGAGGAATTACAAGATGTGACTATGGGCAAAATTGCATTTGActccacacacactgaaaacaaatacatttgaaaagaagtaatgcaaataaaaagaaaaaggagtaAAACTATTTGCTGGATTGactgcagcagctgtggacCTGTGTGATTCTGAGAGCCATGGGACTGTGTTACGTGTTTGTTCTCACCATCATAATGACTGTGGCGAACGCTCGCTCTTTAGCACACATGCTCTTCAGCTGCCTCAATGGGCCGACCAGGAACATGGTGCTGaagtcacattaaaaacagaaaacttcgAGGTTAAAAGTTCAGAATGACACCAGTGGAGTGAAATTTCACAAAAATACCTTAAGAAAGACACTGATGTCCACCACTAGAGGgtgatgtttcctttctcaaaaacaaagtacaaccCACTAAACCCAACGCAAACCCTGAAGGGATAATGGGCAATAGTTCCTCCAAAAGAGCTGGTGTAGGACTTTTCTAATGATCAGTGTGATCAGGAAAACAATCAGCAACTGTCCAAACCTTCTACTGACACTGTTTGACCTGGTTCAGCCTGAGTCTGTTTCTTTGTGGTTTTAAGACTGGGTCAGCCTACATCAGTTCTGGTTGGTACCTGGCCAAAGCAAAGAGGTTTCCCACGGTATAGAGGACAGCAAAAACTGCAAGACCAGCACCTGGAATCCACAGCATACCGGTAccctgaaaacacagagcaagCAGTTACCATGGGTACAACCATGCGTAATAGAGGCAGGTGGTTaccaaagacagacagactctctctctcattcacacacacacacacacacacacacaaagtaaactTGATAGTCAAACTGTTACCTTAGATACCAAAAGAGACTGTTACCATGGACTTGACtggacaaagagaaaagattGACAAACTGACAGCAACACAAAGTATCTCCATGGAAACAGACTGCAATAAGAAGAATAGAAATCAAGACACCCACTGTGGTTACAGTCAGAAAGAATTAGCCactacaatgaaaaaaaacatgcaatagACATGTGGAATGGACAGACAGGTTGTTACCATGGACACATACAAAATGCTTCAGGATGttgtcaaagaaacaaaaggcaACATTGGACAAGCTGTTACCAACAGTAACAAAAAGAGgagaacagacacacaggctACTAACAGGgatgcagacagaaaaaaaagtctgttacCATAACAACAGTCcagaagacagacagactgtACATCCAGATAGAAAACAAACCAATGCAGGCTGTTGCCATAGAATCGGAGAAGAGCATTGACAGAAAGGGGGGATGTTCCTATTGAAATAAAGGATAGGATAAACTAACATGCAGTTACCAAGGATACAGAAGAGAAGACAAGACAGTTTGTCAATATAGAAtcagacagaaaagacagactGTTACCTTGGAAGCAAAGACAGGCTCTTGGCatggacacagacagaaaaagcaaGACAGGTCTGTCACTGCAGAAACAAATGCGAAAGGCAGAAGAGAGTAGCAGGTGGTTACTATGTATCAGGACAGGAAGtcttacacagacagacaagacaaaGATGGTGTGGAGATACAAGCTGTGTCTCAATTCAGGAACTGGATCCTTTGAAGGCTGTATGTGAAGAGCAGCTGTGTCACGCCATAGCACGCCGGCCCTTTTCTAAGGCTCCTTGGCCAACAAAAGCAGCCTACCTCTTCCCCGGCAACCACAGAGCACGAAAAGCTTTTAGGCCCAACATCCCACAATCCTTTAAACGTGTTAGTTGGCTAGTTAGCTTTGCTATGCTAAGAAAGCAAAGAGGCAACTTTTATAAAATGGGTAAATCACATAACACGTGGCTAGCTGCTAACTAAGCCGCGACGCTGCCTGTATCTAATTGGTAACGACTGGTGAATAGAAAAAACATCCACAAACCAGATTGTCTCCTTTTCATTTGGCCTTTGCTGTCTATGTGACAACATCACTATTAGAGACAGCGTAGTCTGCGTCCTTGAAGGTTGCAGACCCTGAATTGAGACACAGCTACAGAGTGTTGCCATAAAGGCGATGGTGGGTAACCAGAGTAACAGTGCACACAGGGCTGCTGCCATTAAACCCAAAGATAGTCTGTAAGCAGACGAGTGTTGTGTGACTACAGATATATTGTGTTGCAATAGAAACAGGCAAAAGCAGTGTAGAGCATATGACATGCGGAGCATCAAGACTCACCAGGATGGAGCAACATCCTCCCAGAATGAAGCAGATCAGGAAACCTTTTAACCTTGTCCCCCAGGACAGCGTTGATGCCTGATTGGCTCTCTGCaggcacacacagaaatatgatTTTAACATAAAGAAGATTTGTGGCTCTACAGgctgattttagtttttttattaataaacataaataactgaaaaagcAGTACCTATCAATTAGCAACCAATGGAAAAATGTTCCACAGCTTTTGTAATTATATGAATAATACAGTTATACATGTACCAGTGATTTAGTGAGACAGACCCTGAACTAAGTAACGTTAGAAATATATATTGTCTGTAGCATTGTGGCTTGTTATGACTTATGTCATAAGCTGTCTTGTTTTTGCTAAGTGGCGATTTCCTCGGGGGGATTAGTAATGTTATTCATCCACCTGCCCAGCAGGTACGTACAGCCCTAATTAAAGATGGAACGCTGAGAGATTCcttcaggctaaagaaaatattGATTGACCGAGTGCAATCACACTGAGAAAGAAGAGCAGAGctgacaaagaaacacaaagaaagtgttaataaaaagtacaaacacatCGTAGAGCAGTACTGCAGTTTGCTGGATAACAAGACATAACTGTAGACTGGTTAATATCAACCTCATTACTCTTCACttttgcagaaataaaatgaataaatagcaataaaagttactttaaaaaataattcaaacaagCACTGAGAAAGGAAGGTGTTATAATGTCAAATAAAGGCATTTGCTTTCTCTCTTACTCCTTTTAAAGATACTTCATTGTTAATAACAGTAGAAATGTGGAAATAAGAAAGACACAGTGATTAATTACAATATTGATGCACGTTGAAAACTATGAGTTGTGTAGATTTAATAACATGAACGCTGTTTCACAATGTGGCTGGTTCAACATGTGATAACTTGATTTATAGTTAGTAAAGACCGTGTAGttattttggtttttcagtGAATATTTTCCTCACGATGAGCTGAAACACAGCAGCCAACAtgctaacaacaacaacacatgcTAGCTGCCGTTCACCTCCAGTATCCCCGTCCCGTCCGCGTTCCCATCGTCCTGACCGCTCAGCACCTTCTTTAACTTATCCATAAACCCCCGTTTTCTGTTTGATAAGCGCTCAGAGGAGTGGAAGAGTGACGCGAAGCTTCCCAGGTGCCTGTAGTTTCAGGTGGAGCGGCAGTTGGTGATTGTTGGGTGGAGAAGTTGAAGAGAATGAAGCAGCGCTTCAACAGGTGCAGCACTTCCGCCTGCAGTACCGCCTCTGACcacagctggagcagaggaggCGCTGTTTCCCAGATTAAACCAGAGGTAACGCAGAGGTGTTCGCACGCATCACTAGCAGGAGTACTGCAATATTTAAGTACGTTAGAGGTCCCCAGAggattcacattttgtttttgaattaaaaataaccGAAAATAGCGGAAAAATGTCCCCAATGACACCAAGGCcccaaaatgtgtgtgtgtctcgctatgtgtgtttgtttagtttttttttagagacAAACAttgtatgaaaaataaaaccacaaacgTGTGTGGTCATTTTCTATCTCTATCAGTCTGGAGGTTCTACATTGGACACAAGCTTTGTGTTGGCTTTTGTGTTTTCGTggtgatttttacatttttcaggggttgttttgtgtctttgttgtgtttgctcTGAGCTGAAAACCTCCATCATCTTTAAGTTTACTAAGTTTAGCCTGTCTTTCATATCAGCTGTTCTTCTTGTCATTTTAGCATGTTGGGCTGAATGTTGTTGTCTGTGCTGTTGCACTGTGAGCTCAACAAAGCAACGTTCGTTTTTATGTCAGTCAAGTTAATTAGATTaaggtgttttatttaaaggtaATTAGATTAAATGTTTCGATTAAAGACACTCCACACCCCCTTTGGTCTGCTCAGCCCGGAGTTGGTTTATCAAGTGTTGTGGGATAATAAGTACAAGTTAGTGTATTgtgtacacacatttttctgcagcagtAATATTGTGAGTACGTTAAATAATCATTTGTTGAAGATACTTATAATCATGGTCCTGGATTACAATTTACTAACATTAGTGGTACAGTTTTCTACTGTGGTGTTAATCTTTACCCAAggattttaatacattttccattATTGTTACAATAAACATTGATTACAAATCAAAACCCAAACAGCTGTGCAGATTCACATACACActggatttagttttttgttgatCACAATAATTTTGAAATTCAGAATTGTCACAGTGCTTTAGCTTTAATGTGAGTCTGAAGGATGTGGCTCTCCTCTCCTTGTGGTCCTAGGGGACCTCGATCCTGGTTGAGCTCCAGTAGACAGGCTTTGGCATGGACACCTGAACGTGACACGTAGGACAGGACTGTTTCCTCCAAAGCCACGCTTCTAtacactgcacacacagcaaaaaagtCAGTTTCGATTTGTAATTTGATAAACACCAAATGGATAAAAAGAAAACGTGCTGTGATTTTAATGGAgcccaaatttttttaaatctgttcttCATAAGAAGAGATGCAGATACCACTTCATGCATTCACTccaaaatgtctgaaaacatctaaaatatgGCAAGATGTATGTAGACAGAGAAGGCAAATAAAATCATgacactgaaataaatgtagACAAGAGGAGAGACCTCTTTTGATGAACCACATGCTTCCATAGCAACAAAGATTACACAACATCCAATTTCTTTACAATAAAAGCTTCACTGTGGTACAGAATACATTCTCTTGtagaataaaaactgaaaaaaatgagtGTCTTCCTCCACAACAGCAGCCAATGTAACTCCACAAATGGATTAAAATCTCACAGAgctcattaataataataattgaaaaatgacaaacaaatatCACTAAATCAAtccaaaaagagacaaaaacctCAAAGAAGAGGTGTCACATTTGGATGA encodes:
- the sft2d2b gene encoding SFT2 domain containing 2b isoform X2, with the protein product MDKLKKVLSGQDDGNADGTGILERANQASTLSWGTRLKGFLICFILGGCCSILGTGMLWIPGAGLAVFAVLYTVGNLFALASTMFLVGPLRQLKSMCAKERAFATVIMMVCLALTLCAAFWWKNNGLALLFCILQFLAFTWYGLSYIPFARDAVIKLFSMCL
- the sft2d2b gene encoding SFT2 domain containing 2b isoform X1 translates to MLLHPVTDLSCFFCLCPCQEPVFASKEHPPFLSMLFSDSMATACIGLFSIWMYSLSVFWTVVMGTGMLWIPGAGLAVFAVLYTVGNLFALASTMFLVGPLRQLKSMCAKERAFATVIMMVCLALTLCAAFWWKNNGLALLFCILQFLAFTWYGLSYIPFARDAVIKLFSMCL
- the sft2d2b gene encoding SFT2 domain containing 2b isoform X3, whose product is MLLHPVTDLSCFFCLCPCQEPVFASKGTGMLWIPGAGLAVFAVLYTVGNLFALASTMFLVGPLRQLKSMCAKERAFATVIMMVCLALTLCAAFWWKNNGLALLFCILQFLAFTWYGLSYIPFARDAVIKLFSMCL